A single window of Cryptococcus neoformans var. neoformans JEC21 chromosome 3 sequence DNA harbors:
- a CDS encoding monosaccharide transporter, putative gives MSSSEKGPVVGPGKIVTYGRLHGNALLYAIVGTATTGFSLFGYDQGLMSGIIASDQFNTEFPATFQHDVNDVHAGTVQGSVTSCYEVGCFLGALFAYFFGERMGRRRVMLMGAVIMIIGTIISVCAFGPGDPRGNVGGFVQFIVGRVITGVGNGANTATIPSWVAESSKAHNRGFLICMEASTVAVGTVIAYWIDFGLSFVNSSVSWRFPIALQILFALVLIGGVMVLPESPRWLIAHGYDHEGLRVIAALDSKAEDDPVAIADKNKVSDAIAAQQNAKASRKRDILKGGKNQHLRRAMVGASTQLFQQIGGCNAVIYYSTVLFENQIGLDSTLALILGGVLSIVYAIFALTSFFLVERVGRRKLFLIGTFGQAAAMFITFGCLLPGDAQSAKGGAFGLYLFIAFFGATWLPLPWLYPAELNSMAVRTQANAISTMVNWLFNFTVVQVLPTMTASIGAYTFLFFACINCVFLPFIYLFYPETTGRTLEELDVIFAHAHLTERRPTLVAAELPKLTDFQVQEMTDRYDIHGGAADTENPSAYGAPINAGAPDTSLPPKHPQDDPNYYPDGSRRPSGGTAESGEQTRVTTPSGEKAGATPPS, from the exons ATGTCGAGCAGCGAGAAAGGCCCAGTAGTCGGGCCAGGCAAGATTGTTACTTATGGTCGCCTTCACGGTAATGCCTTGCTCTATGCCATTGTTGGCACCGCCACTACAGGCTTCAGTCTGTTTGGCTAT GACCAAG GTCTCATGTCTGGTATCATTGCCTCAGATCAGTTCAACACCGAATTTCCTGCC ACTTTTCAACACGACGTCAACGATGTGCATGCCGGTACCGTTCAAGGTAGTGTGACCTCCTGTTACGAAGTTGGTTGCTTTCTGGGTGCCCTTTTCGCCTACTTCTTTGGCGAACGTATGGGCCGTAGACGGGTCATGCTTATGGGCGCTGTTATTATGATCATTGGAACCATCATCTCTGTGTGCGCCTTTGGTCCTGGAGATCCCCGAGGCAATGTCGGCGGTTTCGTTCAGTTCATCGTCGGTCGTGTGATCACTGGTGTCGGGAATGGTGCGAATACAGCGACCATTCCTTCCTGGGTTGCCGAAAGTTCCAAAGCGCATAACCGTGGCTTCCTGATTTGTATGGAAGCTTCTACAGTCGCTGTTGGTACTGTCATCGCCTATTGGATCGATTTCGGTCTTTCTTTCGTGAAC AGTTCCGTGTCTTGGCGATTCCCCATTGCCTTGCAAATCCTTTTCGCTCTTGTCCTTATCGGTGGTGTTATGGTTCTTCCCGAGTCGCCCCGTTGGTTGATCGCCCATGGCTACGACCACGAGGGTTTAAGAGTCATTGCTGCTCTTGACTCTAAAGCTGAAGATGACCCCGTCGCTATTGCGGACAAGAACAAGG TTTCCGATGCCATTGCTGCCCAACAAAATGCCAAGGCTagcaggaagagggacATCTTGAAAGGTGGCAAGAACCAACACTTACGAAGAGCCATGGTTGGTGCCTCCACGCAGCTTTTCCAACAAATTGGTGGTTGTAATGC TGTCATTTATTATTCTACAGTCTTGTTTGAGAACCAAATCGGTCTTGATAGCACCCTCGCTCTCATTTTAGGCGGTGTTCTATCAATCGTTTACGCCATATTTGCCCTcacgtccttcttccttgttgAGCGAGTTGGTCGTCGAAAGCTTTTCCTTATTGGTACTTTTGGACAAGCCGCTGCCATGTTCATCACTTTTGGATGTCTCCTTCCTGGTGATGCTCAATCGGCCAAGGGTGGCGCTTTCGGCCTTTATCTTTTCATTGCGTTCTTCGGTGCCACTTggcttcctctcccttggCTTTACCCTGCCGAACTCAACTCTATGGCGGTTAGGACCCAGGCAAACGCTATTTCAACTATGGTCAACTGGCTTTTCAACTTCACTGTCGTACAGGTTTTGCCAACAATGACGGCCTCCATTGGCGCTTACACTTTCCTGTTCTTCGCGTGTATTAACTGTGTATTCTTGCCATTCATTTACTTATTCTATCCAG AGACTACTGGACGAACTTTGGAAGAGCTCGATGTTATCTTTGCTCATGCTCATCTTAC CGAGCGTCGTCCTACTCTTGTGGCTGCTGAGCTCCCCAAGCTCACTGATTTCCAAGTCCAAGAAATGACTGACCGGTATGACATCCATGGCGGTGCCGCCGACACTGAAAACCCCTCTGCCTATGGCGCTCCTATTAATGCCGGTGCCCCTGAcacctccctccctcccaaGCACCCTCAGGATGACCCCAACTACTATCCTGATGGTAGTCGCAGACCTTCAGGGGGCACCGCTGAGAGCGGCGAGCAGACTAGGGTGACTACTCCTTCCGGCGAGAAGGCTGGTGCCACTCCACCATCGTAA